A section of the Ranitomeya imitator isolate aRanImi1 chromosome 7, aRanImi1.pri, whole genome shotgun sequence genome encodes:
- the LOC138645768 gene encoding sialidase-like, whose translation MCESSLRRSWSSAPTANSSSYLTAQDPANSSSYLTAQDPANSSSYLTAQDPANSSSYLTAQDPANSSSYLTAQDPANSSSYLTTQDPANSSSYLTAQDPANSSSYLITQDPANSSSYLTTQDPANSSSYLTAQDPANSSSYLTTQDPANSSSYLITQDPANSSSYLTAKNPANSSSYLITQNPANSSSYLTAQNPANSSSYLITQNPANSSSYLTTQDPANSSSYLITQDPANGSSYLTAKNPANSSSYLITQNPANSSSYLTAQNPANSSSYLITQNPANSSSYLITQDPANSSSYLITQDPANSSSYLTAQNPANSSSYLITQNPANSSSYLTAQNPANSSSYLITQNPANSSSYLITQDPANSSSYLITQDPANSTSYLTTQDPANSSSYLITQDPANSSSYLTTQDPANSSSYLITQDPANNSSYLTAQNPANSSSYLITQNPANSFLYLSAQDPVSAPQNVWWRFIGSQVHETDEENPMHQ comes from the coding sequence atgtgtgaaagtagccttaggaggtCATGGAGTAGTGCGCCCACTGCAAACAGCTCCTCATATCTCACCGCCCAGGACCCTGCAAACAGCTCCTCATATCTCACCGCCCAGGACCCTGCAAACAGCTCCTCATATCTCACCGCCCAGGACCCTGCAAACAGCTCCTCATATCTCACCGCCCAGGACCCTGCAAACAGCTCCTCATACCTCACTGCCCAGGACCCTGCAAACAGCTCCTCATATCTCACCACCCAGGACCCTGCAAACAGCTCCTCATACCTCACTGCCCAGGACCCTGCAAACAGCTCCTCATATCTCATCACCCAGGACCCTGCAAACAGCTCCTCATACCTCACCACCCAGGACCCTGCAAACAGCTCCTCATACCTCACTGCCCAGGACCCTGCAAACAGCTCCTCATATCTCACCACCCAGGACCCTGCAAACAGCTCCTCATATCTCATCACCCAGGACCCTGCAAACAGCTCCTCATATCTCACTGCCAAGAACCCTGCAAACAGTTCCTCATATCTCATCACCCAGAACCCTGCAAACAGCTCCTCATATCTCACTGCCCAGAACCCTGCAAACAGTTCCTCATATCTCATCACCCAGAACCCTGCAAACAGCTCCTCATATCTCACCACCCAGGACCCTGCAAACAGCTCCTCATATCTCATCACCCAGGACCCTGCAAACGGCTCCTCATATCTCACTGCCAAGAACCCTGCAAACAGCTCCTCATATCTCATCACCCAGAACCCTGCAAACAGCTCCTCATATCTCACTGCCCAGAACCCTGCAAACAGTTCCTCATATCTCATCACCCAGAACCCTGCAAACAGCTCCTCATATCTCATCACCCAGGACCCTGCAAACAGCTCCTCATATCTCATCACCCAGGACCCTGCAAACAGCTCCTCATATCTCACTGCCCAGAACCCTGCAAACAGTTCCTCATATCTCATCACCCAGAACCCTGCAAACAGCTCCTCATATCTCACTGCCCAGAACCCTGCAAACAGTTCCTCATATCTCATCACCCAGAACCCTGCAAACAGCTCCTCATATCTCATCACCCAGGACCCTGCAAACAGCTCCTCATATCTCATCACCCAGGACCCTGCAAACAGCACCTCATATCTCACCACCCAGGACCCTGCAAACAGCTCCTCATATCTCATCACCCAGGACCCTGCAAACAGCTCCTCATATCTCACCACCCAGGACCCTGCAAACAGCTCCTCATATCTCATCACCCAGGACCCTGCAAACAACTCCTCATATCTCACTGCCCAGAACCCTGCAAACAGCTCCTCATATCTCATCACCCAGAACCCTGCAAACAGCTTCTTATATCTCTCGGCCCAGGACCCCGTGAGCGCCCCCCAGAATGTTTGGTGGAGATTTATCGGCTCTCAGGTCCACGAAACAGATGAGGAAAATCCGATGCATCAATAA